One part of the Tunicatimonas pelagia genome encodes these proteins:
- a CDS encoding succinylglutamate desuccinylase/aspartoacylase family protein — MLSQADFQLPVSRLLIEYSGKPDEPMLVIFAGIHGNEPSGLIALQKVSDRIKTQQITLQGGFYGVAGNLPAIQAKTRYCDEDLNRVFLSERIQQVQNSKEALNIEEQELQQILHLTEEISQQTSGKIYFVDCHTTSSESIPYISLNEGYGDSYLFAKDIAATSIMGIEREIQGCLPEWFNRRGWHGFTFEAGQHVAPSSVESQEAMIWQALFHANCLNQATYQELFDWSHQVLYSHGDNHYAFYSVISSYRIQADESFVMEPGYKNFQKIRQGEMLATSNGEPVLSPANAYLLMPLYQKQGSFGFFIAEEIQEDYLEFKELH; from the coding sequence ATGTTGAGCCAAGCTGACTTTCAGTTACCTGTATCTCGCCTTCTGATAGAGTATTCCGGTAAGCCGGACGAACCCATGCTTGTAATATTTGCGGGCATTCATGGCAACGAACCTAGTGGACTAATTGCCTTGCAAAAGGTGAGTGATAGAATCAAGACGCAGCAAATTACGCTGCAAGGTGGGTTCTACGGTGTTGCTGGCAACTTACCAGCCATCCAGGCCAAAACTCGCTACTGCGATGAGGACTTAAACCGGGTTTTCTTATCAGAACGTATTCAACAAGTGCAGAACAGTAAAGAAGCGTTGAATATCGAAGAACAGGAACTCCAGCAGATTTTGCATTTGACTGAAGAAATTAGTCAGCAGACCAGCGGAAAGATTTACTTCGTAGATTGCCACACAACTTCTTCTGAAAGCATTCCTTATATCAGTTTGAACGAGGGCTACGGTGATAGTTATTTGTTTGCGAAGGATATTGCCGCTACCAGTATCATGGGAATTGAGCGGGAAATTCAGGGGTGTTTGCCGGAGTGGTTTAACCGAAGAGGCTGGCACGGTTTCACTTTTGAAGCCGGACAACACGTAGCTCCCTCTTCTGTTGAAAGCCAGGAAGCGATGATTTGGCAAGCCCTATTTCACGCTAACTGTCTTAACCAGGCTACATACCAAGAACTATTTGACTGGTCACACCAGGTTTTGTACTCACACGGTGATAACCACTACGCTTTTTACTCAGTCATTTCTTCCTACCGCATTCAAGCAGATGAGTCATTTGTAATGGAACCTGGTTATAAAAATTTTCAGAAGATTCGTCAAGGTGAGATGCTCGCAACCAGCAACGGCGAACCCGTTCTTTCTCCGGCCAACGCCTATCTCTTAATGCCGCTTTATCAAAAACAGGGTTCTTTCGGTTTTTTCATTGCTGAAGAAATTCAGGAAGATTATCTGGAATTTAAAGAGCTACACTAA
- a CDS encoding HAD-IB family hydrolase yields the protein MRSAKKVPNSTDRQAAQTKNIAFFDFDGTITNRDSFIDFIIFYHGKWVAYLGLLRLLPFLLAYKVKLIPNWRAKEKVLTYFFEGEPTATFQQGCDQYATERIPPITRVGALQALQKHHDLGNDIYLVSASPENWLSAWCQQKGIKLIASRLEVIDDKLTGKLRGNNCYGAEKVARIHQEIDLSDYEGVYAYGDSSGDREMLRLADYAYYRPFR from the coding sequence ATGCGTTCTGCCAAAAAAGTACCGAATTCTACCGACAGGCAAGCTGCTCAGACTAAAAACATAGCATTTTTTGATTTCGATGGCACAATTACCAATCGAGATTCCTTCATTGACTTCATCATCTTCTACCACGGTAAGTGGGTCGCTTACTTAGGTCTACTTCGCTTATTGCCTTTTTTGCTAGCGTATAAAGTAAAGCTAATTCCGAATTGGCGAGCAAAAGAGAAAGTCTTAACCTATTTCTTCGAAGGTGAACCAACCGCTACATTTCAGCAGGGTTGCGATCAGTACGCTACGGAGCGCATTCCCCCAATAACTCGGGTAGGGGCGCTACAGGCTCTACAAAAGCACCACGATCTAGGTAATGACATTTACCTTGTATCAGCTTCTCCTGAAAATTGGTTGTCAGCTTGGTGCCAGCAAAAAGGCATTAAACTGATTGCCTCGAGACTAGAAGTAATTGATGATAAACTGACCGGGAAGCTGCGGGGTAATAACTGCTATGGTGCCGAGAAAGTGGCGCGTATCCATCAAGAGATAGATTTATCTGATTATGAGGGTGTGTACGCCTACGGTGATAGCTCCGGCGATAGGGAGATGCTTAGGTTAGCAGACTATGCGTACTATCGTCCGTTCAGATAA
- a CDS encoding decaprenyl-phosphate phosphoribosyltransferase: MQQVAISQKSVVLAYIKLLRPEQWVKNLFIFIPLFFEGHFFDIELLFKLGVAFVAFSAVCSAIYVLNDYRDIEADQAHPKKRERPLASGEVSKAVGLATMSLLAVAGLGVGLLLNIWFFVILLTYVGINVGYSFGLKHIGILDILLIASGFLLRTVSGGIVADVPVSQWLIIMIFLLALFLAIAKRRDDVVLGVDSGVLIRKSVKNYNLEFVNACMTMIAGIIVVAYLMYTISDEVVIRLGEHLVYTSVFVIAGLMRYLQITLVEKNSGSPTALLYKDSFIQITLAGWILSFFWLIYLG; this comes from the coding sequence ATGCAACAAGTCGCTATTTCGCAAAAATCAGTTGTACTAGCTTACATTAAGCTGCTGCGACCCGAGCAATGGGTCAAGAATCTTTTCATATTTATACCACTTTTCTTTGAGGGGCATTTTTTCGATATAGAATTGCTATTCAAGCTCGGAGTAGCCTTTGTTGCCTTTAGTGCAGTATGCAGTGCTATTTACGTACTAAACGATTACCGGGACATTGAAGCTGATCAAGCGCACCCTAAAAAGCGGGAACGACCACTAGCCTCGGGAGAGGTATCTAAAGCAGTTGGTCTAGCCACAATGAGTCTACTGGCAGTAGCAGGATTGGGTGTAGGTCTACTGCTCAATATTTGGTTTTTTGTAATTTTGCTAACCTACGTTGGTATTAATGTAGGCTATTCGTTTGGGCTTAAGCACATTGGGATTTTAGATATTCTTTTAATCGCCTCTGGTTTTTTACTGCGTACTGTCAGTGGAGGTATTGTAGCGGATGTACCGGTTTCTCAGTGGCTAATTATTATGATTTTTCTTTTAGCTTTATTTTTAGCCATTGCGAAGCGACGCGATGATGTAGTGTTGGGAGTTGACTCAGGAGTATTAATTCGAAAGTCGGTTAAGAACTACAATCTTGAGTTTGTGAATGCTTGTATGACCATGATCGCCGGAATCATTGTGGTAGCTTACCTCATGTATACTATATCCGACGAAGTAGTAATACGCTTGGGCGAACACTTGGTATACACCTCAGTATTTGTTATTGCAGGACTGATGCGCTACTTACAAATTACGTTAGTAGAAAAAAATAGTGGGTCACCGACCGCTTTGTTGTACAAAGATTCTTTTATTCAAATCACACTAGCTGGCTGGATACTGAGCTTCTTCTGGCTAATCTACTTAGGTTAA
- a CDS encoding SbcC/MukB-like Walker B domain-containing protein, with amino-acid sequence MIPVHLTFSGLYSYQKKQSIDFEKLMAAQLFGIFGSVGSGKSSILEAIMFVLFDRSDRLNKSGDNRYYNMLNLQSTKLEIDFTFRANAKSNTKYRAYFSAQRKKRDFEKVEVKDRGFYEWKDDQWVPLPNGDAAQLLGITYENFMQTVIIPQGKFREFIDQRPNVRTQMLKDLFQLHRFDLGAKTGLLLRKTETAITDLQARLLEIGQISEEDIIEQQQVLKTAEAELLRKQQLAIQLDQQCQKLDALKKLLDKIDDTDTELKQLTAQSEHFNDKEKQLRAYTKAETFFNEKFRLLEDTTVEAQQAQQELDTLKGRIEVGSKKTEQLNQEVVQKKEAYEQREQIHQQCQDLLHLIEIKKAQPRRQQLTDSLTQIEQQQRALERSITEQQAQLEEYENQLLAAEDERNQWLVLKEVANWVQRREELVAEQQSVAKQVYQYEQQLSALAEKYESILTAHGWPESSQPDTLNDDFAQFQTNLHQQQDTANKELSELRLQERLTQAASQLTPGQPCMLCGSTEHPRIIHSPSVKKALSDKQEELAELRRKETSFRELQRDIQQLSSQDEAVRKMLGQEQKRAKELGEKQAKHEALHHWPEFKSLSGEEINRQLEIKYREQQKAQQWQQMRQQGQKKLKELQQKLEHQRSQQQTLLQQQTSLQATEEQRQSMLQVYQISDFQDTAVDKMQKTCHQKQTQLTNIEQQYEQAQQTLQEYQNALGLLEGRYEALQENQQKLSQKAESLNEEIQALCTEKEFDNLGEIRKLIDLELDIDAENQVILTYRNRRHNAEVTLHKLQAELQGQQYDPQEHRQLQLKAQSLTLEVRQQQEQCALLRQQIRDWQSKRARTQTIQQELAQQQLRESNLKELASLFRGSGFVKYASTVLLENLCLAANQRFMKLTQNSLSLELNEENEFVVRDYLNDGKTRLLKTLSGGQTFQASLCLALALAENVKSLNQAEQSFFFLDEGFGSLDRESLRVVFDTLKSLRKENRIVGIISHVEDMQHEIDVYLTITRDRQHGSQIQASWEA; translated from the coding sequence ATGATTCCGGTTCATCTTACGTTTAGCGGATTATACTCCTATCAGAAAAAGCAATCTATCGACTTTGAGAAGCTGATGGCGGCTCAGCTGTTCGGTATTTTTGGTTCGGTAGGCAGTGGAAAATCCAGCATTCTGGAAGCTATTATGTTTGTGCTATTTGACCGTAGCGATCGGCTTAATAAATCGGGTGATAACCGTTACTACAACATGCTGAATCTTCAATCTACTAAACTAGAGATTGACTTTACCTTTCGGGCTAACGCTAAAAGCAATACCAAGTATCGGGCGTATTTTAGTGCTCAGCGCAAAAAGCGGGACTTCGAGAAAGTGGAGGTAAAAGATCGGGGCTTCTATGAGTGGAAAGACGATCAGTGGGTTCCACTACCCAATGGTGACGCTGCCCAGTTGCTGGGCATAACCTACGAAAATTTTATGCAGACCGTGATTATTCCGCAGGGAAAATTCCGGGAGTTTATCGATCAGCGACCGAATGTCCGCACTCAAATGCTCAAGGATTTATTCCAACTGCATCGTTTTGATTTGGGCGCAAAAACCGGCTTACTGCTACGAAAAACCGAAACGGCAATTACTGATTTGCAGGCGCGGTTACTGGAGATTGGGCAAATTTCGGAAGAAGATATTATTGAGCAGCAGCAGGTGCTGAAGACAGCCGAAGCTGAACTTTTACGAAAGCAGCAGTTAGCAATCCAGTTAGATCAGCAGTGCCAGAAATTAGATGCACTAAAAAAACTGTTGGATAAAATTGACGATACCGATACTGAGCTAAAGCAGCTAACCGCCCAGTCTGAGCACTTCAATGACAAAGAAAAACAACTGCGAGCGTATACCAAAGCGGAAACCTTTTTCAATGAGAAGTTTCGCTTACTAGAGGATACAACGGTTGAGGCTCAGCAGGCTCAGCAAGAGCTTGATACGTTGAAAGGTCGCATTGAGGTAGGGAGCAAAAAAACGGAACAACTTAACCAGGAAGTAGTCCAAAAGAAAGAAGCGTACGAGCAACGAGAGCAAATTCACCAGCAGTGCCAGGACTTACTACACTTGATCGAAATCAAAAAAGCGCAACCTCGTCGGCAACAACTGACCGACAGCCTTACTCAAATTGAACAGCAGCAAAGAGCACTGGAACGGTCAATAACTGAGCAGCAGGCTCAACTAGAAGAGTATGAAAATCAGCTATTGGCCGCTGAAGATGAGCGTAATCAGTGGTTGGTACTTAAGGAAGTAGCAAACTGGGTGCAGCGACGAGAGGAGCTCGTAGCAGAACAGCAAAGCGTTGCCAAGCAAGTGTATCAGTACGAACAACAGCTCTCCGCCTTAGCAGAGAAGTATGAAAGTATACTGACGGCTCACGGCTGGCCCGAAAGTAGTCAACCGGATACGTTGAATGATGATTTTGCTCAATTTCAAACAAACTTGCATCAGCAGCAAGATACCGCCAATAAGGAGCTGAGCGAATTACGATTACAAGAACGCTTAACCCAAGCCGCCAGCCAGCTTACTCCCGGTCAACCATGCATGTTGTGTGGTTCTACTGAGCACCCTCGGATTATCCATAGCCCATCGGTGAAAAAAGCACTGAGCGATAAGCAGGAAGAACTAGCGGAACTGAGAAGAAAAGAAACCAGTTTTCGTGAGCTTCAGCGCGATATTCAGCAGCTATCCTCTCAGGATGAAGCCGTACGAAAGATGCTAGGGCAGGAGCAAAAACGGGCGAAAGAATTGGGCGAAAAGCAAGCTAAGCACGAAGCCTTGCATCACTGGCCGGAGTTCAAAAGCCTGAGTGGGGAAGAAATCAACCGTCAGTTAGAGATTAAATATCGGGAGCAACAAAAGGCGCAGCAGTGGCAGCAGATGCGCCAACAGGGTCAGAAAAAGCTGAAAGAATTACAGCAGAAATTGGAGCATCAGCGAAGCCAACAGCAAACACTGCTACAACAGCAAACTAGCCTGCAAGCTACCGAAGAGCAGCGGCAATCTATGCTACAAGTCTACCAAATTAGCGATTTTCAGGATACTGCGGTGGATAAAATGCAGAAAACATGCCATCAAAAGCAAACTCAGCTAACTAATATTGAGCAACAATACGAGCAAGCGCAGCAAACGCTTCAGGAGTACCAAAATGCTTTAGGGTTGCTGGAAGGAAGATACGAAGCTTTGCAGGAAAACCAGCAAAAACTATCTCAAAAGGCCGAGTCATTAAACGAAGAAATTCAGGCGTTATGCACCGAAAAAGAATTTGATAATCTGGGGGAGATCAGAAAGCTTATCGACTTGGAACTTGATATTGATGCTGAGAATCAGGTAATTCTAACCTACCGCAACCGTCGCCACAATGCAGAAGTTACGCTTCATAAACTACAAGCCGAATTGCAGGGGCAGCAGTACGACCCGCAGGAACACCGGCAGCTTCAACTAAAAGCCCAGTCTCTCACCCTGGAAGTGCGGCAGCAGCAGGAGCAGTGCGCTTTGTTGCGGCAGCAGATTCGCGATTGGCAGAGCAAGCGGGCGCGAACTCAAACTATTCAGCAGGAGCTGGCTCAACAGCAATTGCGGGAAAGCAACCTAAAAGAGCTGGCAAGCTTGTTTCGCGGTAGTGGCTTTGTGAAGTACGCTTCTACTGTATTGCTGGAGAATCTGTGCTTAGCGGCTAACCAACGGTTTATGAAGCTAACACAGAATAGTCTAAGCCTGGAACTAAATGAGGAAAATGAGTTTGTGGTACGCGATTATCTTAACGATGGTAAAACCCGCCTGTTAAAAACCCTATCGGGTGGGCAGACTTTTCAGGCATCACTCTGTTTGGCGTTGGCCTTAGCCGAAAATGTAAAGTCGCTCAACCAGGCGGAGCAAAGTTTTTTCTTCTTGGATGAAGGTTTTGGTTCGCTGGATAGGGAATCATTACGAGTGGTGTTCGACACGCTGAAATCGCTTCGTAAAGAAAACCGGATTGTGGGCATTATCTCCCACGTGGAAGATATGCAACACGAAATCGACGTGTACCTCACCATTACTCGCGACCGCCAGCACGGTAGCCAGATTCAAGCTAGCTGGGAAGCATGA
- a CDS encoding PH domain-containing protein, translated as MKQTTTNTYRSTVGKFTFIVIILLIATLALSQYFFLSDAVGAIVTTATAVLALSILYFNLRYQITDRSLIISSLFSKKEIDIFQISSVRWVRSFYNQPNVYSFSEVRLRVVYSYGQYVDISPKHTEEFIETLLAVNPTIQLRKEAIMQE; from the coding sequence ATGAAGCAAACAACTACGAACACCTATCGCTCAACCGTAGGCAAGTTTACGTTTATCGTTATTATATTATTAATTGCAACGTTAGCTTTGTCGCAGTACTTTTTTTTGAGTGATGCTGTTGGGGCTATCGTAACCACGGCAACGGCAGTTCTCGCTTTATCTATTCTGTACTTTAACCTTAGGTATCAAATTACCGACCGTTCCTTAATAATTTCGTCATTATTCTCTAAGAAAGAGATTGACATTTTTCAAATTAGCAGTGTTCGTTGGGTACGAAGTTTTTATAACCAGCCTAATGTATACAGCTTTTCTGAAGTACGCTTACGGGTAGTGTACAGCTACGGTCAGTACGTGGATATTTCCCCGAAGCACACTGAGGAGTTCATTGAAACACTGCTAGCTGTTAACCCAACGATACAGCTACGAAAAGAAGCCATAATGCAGGAGTAG
- a CDS encoding OmpA family protein → MRLISIYIGLLLFHIQVFGQQSNEEPEYELVNLGRKVNSIYHESAPVLSPDGNTLYFTITNHPENTEGTDGSQDIWFTERQEDGSWAPSQHLESPFNQEEYNQVMSVSADGQEVLVRSGNSKKWEFATIRKANGVWQKPESLRISNFDAMCKGKFNGGFLSYDKKAMLLYFSEVKDSKISDLYVSFMESPGKWSTPKKIAALNTKRDEFGPYLAPDNRTLYFASNRPGGHGGADVYRTTRQDDSWFKWSKPENVGAPVNTKGFDAFYAVGQADSLVFTTRAHMSADGGHLDIYGLEKIKKVPPPVPVIRLEGMVMNQKTQEFIEATVEISSQQQILTTETTNVNEGVYATEIPEPNIYRLSVSAEGYLAKTDSIWIGEVQSDTILFKDIFLEPLEVGLSVRLNNIFFDYNKTTLRSESFEELDKVVEMLKTNENLHIEIGGHTDDRGSDDYNEQLSQGRAESVRQYLVENWIEQERVTAVGYGESQPEVPNTGEENWQINRRVEFTILKN, encoded by the coding sequence ATGCGATTAATTAGCATCTATATCGGTTTATTACTATTTCACATCCAGGTCTTTGGGCAGCAGTCTAATGAAGAACCTGAATACGAACTAGTGAACCTAGGACGTAAGGTAAATAGTATTTATCACGAATCAGCCCCGGTTCTGTCTCCTGATGGCAATACCCTTTATTTTACTATCACCAACCACCCTGAGAATACCGAAGGTACTGATGGCAGTCAGGATATTTGGTTCACCGAACGCCAGGAAGACGGCAGTTGGGCACCCTCTCAGCACTTAGAAAGCCCGTTCAATCAGGAGGAATACAATCAGGTGATGAGCGTATCAGCAGATGGGCAGGAAGTGCTGGTACGGAGCGGTAACAGCAAAAAATGGGAGTTTGCTACAATACGAAAGGCAAATGGAGTATGGCAAAAGCCAGAATCACTGCGAATTAGCAACTTCGATGCTATGTGTAAAGGGAAATTCAACGGCGGCTTCCTGTCTTACGATAAAAAGGCCATGTTGCTGTACTTTAGCGAAGTAAAAGACAGCAAAATCAGCGACCTCTACGTGAGCTTTATGGAGAGTCCAGGAAAATGGTCCACCCCGAAAAAGATCGCAGCACTTAACACCAAGCGTGATGAGTTCGGTCCCTATTTAGCTCCTGATAATCGAACGTTGTATTTTGCCAGTAACCGACCGGGCGGACACGGCGGGGCCGATGTGTACCGAACCACTCGGCAGGATGATTCTTGGTTTAAGTGGTCAAAGCCCGAAAATGTGGGGGCTCCGGTAAATACCAAGGGTTTTGATGCTTTCTACGCTGTAGGGCAGGCTGACTCTCTGGTGTTCACCACCCGAGCGCATATGTCGGCCGATGGTGGTCACCTAGACATATACGGCTTAGAAAAGATCAAAAAAGTACCACCGCCCGTTCCGGTGATTCGGTTGGAGGGTATGGTGATGAACCAGAAAACCCAAGAATTTATTGAAGCAACGGTAGAAATTAGCAGCCAACAGCAAATACTTACTACCGAAACTACGAACGTAAACGAGGGAGTGTATGCTACTGAAATCCCCGAGCCAAATATCTATCGTTTATCGGTGAGTGCCGAAGGATATTTGGCAAAAACTGATAGCATCTGGATAGGAGAGGTGCAGTCAGATACCATTCTTTTTAAAGATATTTTTCTGGAACCTCTAGAAGTGGGTCTTTCAGTTCGACTGAATAATATCTTCTTCGACTACAATAAAACTACGCTTCGTTCCGAATCTTTTGAAGAGCTGGATAAGGTAGTAGAAATGCTCAAAACAAACGAAAATCTTCATATTGAGATTGGTGGGCACACCGATGATCGGGGTTCTGATGATTATAACGAACAGTTATCGCAGGGACGAGCGGAGTCTGTTCGCCAGTACCTAGTTGAAAATTGGATTGAACAGGAACGAGTAACCGCCGTAGGCTACGGCGAAAGCCAACCCGAAGTACCCAATACCGGAGAAGAAAATTGGCAAATTAACCGAAGGGTAGAGTTCACCATTCTTAAAAACTAG
- a CDS encoding metallophosphoesterase family protein, which produces MKILHTADWHLGKRLGEYSRLPEQELVLDEICQISEREEVDVVLIAGDLFDTFHPGNDAAELLYRTVHRLSDGGRRAVVAIAGNHDSPDRVDSTDLLARSCGIIFQGRPNNQVPLFRTEGGVEVVQSSPGFLEIRLSCRDYPLRLLSTPYANELTLKRHLGTKKSEALREVLKQHWSELGEQHCNDQGVNILMAHLYAAAPGEPAPEEPEDEKPVLHIGGISAVHPDTFPEQVQYVALGHLHRHHTVGKFPCPIVYSGTPLSYSFSEAGQTKCVTLVEVSPGTTAKVTPVALTQGRPLIRKRFSQIDEALNWLEAHPNTFIELTLVSDTYIDAKTKKALYTAHSGIVSIIPEIVRPKTEVEDKPKINLQDNLPSLFSRYFEHKRGQQPNTELVALLQEVIEVDEI; this is translated from the coding sequence ATGAAGATTCTACACACGGCTGATTGGCATTTGGGAAAGCGACTGGGAGAATATTCCCGTTTGCCGGAGCAAGAATTGGTATTAGACGAAATTTGCCAGATCAGTGAGCGGGAAGAGGTAGATGTGGTGCTGATTGCAGGAGACCTGTTCGATACTTTCCACCCAGGAAATGATGCGGCAGAGCTACTGTACCGAACCGTTCATCGCCTATCGGATGGCGGCAGACGAGCCGTAGTGGCCATTGCCGGTAATCATGACTCACCCGATCGGGTGGATTCTACTGATCTGTTAGCCCGTAGCTGTGGTATCATATTTCAGGGTCGCCCCAATAATCAGGTACCGCTCTTCCGTACCGAAGGGGGCGTAGAAGTGGTTCAGTCTTCACCGGGTTTTTTAGAAATTCGTCTTTCCTGCCGGGATTATCCGCTCCGATTGCTGTCTACTCCTTACGCCAACGAACTAACGTTAAAGCGCCATTTGGGTACAAAAAAGAGTGAAGCACTACGAGAAGTCTTAAAACAGCACTGGAGTGAGTTGGGCGAACAGCATTGCAACGACCAAGGAGTAAATATATTAATGGCTCATCTATACGCCGCTGCGCCCGGTGAACCAGCTCCCGAAGAGCCGGAAGACGAAAAGCCAGTGCTTCATATTGGTGGAATTTCTGCCGTTCACCCGGATACCTTTCCCGAGCAAGTACAGTACGTGGCGTTGGGTCATCTGCACCGCCATCATACAGTAGGTAAATTTCCTTGCCCCATCGTATACAGCGGAACGCCCCTCAGCTACAGTTTCAGTGAAGCGGGACAAACCAAGTGCGTAACATTGGTAGAAGTATCGCCTGGAACCACAGCGAAAGTAACTCCTGTGGCATTGACCCAGGGCAGGCCACTCATTCGAAAACGTTTCTCTCAGATCGACGAAGCCCTTAACTGGCTAGAGGCTCACCCGAACACATTTATAGAATTAACGCTAGTAAGCGATACCTACATTGATGCCAAAACAAAGAAAGCCCTGTACACAGCGCATTCCGGCATTGTTAGTATTATTCCTGAAATTGTTCGTCCAAAAACGGAGGTAGAGGATAAACCAAAAATAAACCTTCAGGATAATTTGCCCTCGCTATTTTCTCGCTACTTTGAGCATAAGCGAGGGCAACAACCCAACACTGAACTAGTTGCTCTGCTTCAGGAGGTAATAGAAGTTGATGAAATTTAG
- a CDS encoding CBS domain-containing protein — translation MSTTSIKIIDSETDKQRYTSYLLKDIQALERMLTENKFEQGVQRIGAEQEMVFINEAFRPAFIGPKVKQRMNRPYVTTEYAQFNLEINLSPILFNGSCLTELSEELTAKIEEVEQEALRRNTQVLLTGILPTIRKSDTSPESMTPEPRYQALLENVNRLRGQQYEFNIQGLDELITRDNPSTFGGCMTSLQLHLQVDADKMVDMYNWAQLIAAPTLACATYSPVFLGKRLWHETRIALLRQTTDTRKPYSNLTNEEARVSFGNDWLRESVAEVFHDDVAGYKAYLTKEFHENALEVLDRGGVPKLEALNFHNGTIYRWNRICYGVFQGKPHLRIENRVLPAGPTIEDELANTAFWLGLMNALPERYQGLQQKIPFDRVKTNFLKAAQLGIEVEFEWLDRKLISARELILEELLPLAHEGLKKAGVNEKDYTHYLDIIRQRTESGRTGSRWILKSYEQLLDQSITPDEAWVAITAGMLERQQSNQPVHTWELASVKEAGDWKNRFWRLDQVMTKTIYTVEENDIVNLAAHIMSWKKIGHIPVERNGELVGIITKDSIINYYASNSSKDFAQTPIRNVMITNLVTAQPDMLVADAIDLIIKSDISCLPVVEGKKLVGIITEHDFVHISRHLYQELMDNVEPS, via the coding sequence ATGAGCACTACTAGTATTAAGATCATCGACAGCGAAACTGACAAACAGCGGTATACCTCTTATTTGCTCAAAGACATTCAAGCACTGGAGCGAATGCTCACTGAAAACAAATTTGAGCAAGGAGTGCAACGCATCGGTGCTGAGCAAGAAATGGTTTTTATCAATGAGGCGTTTCGTCCGGCATTTATTGGGCCAAAGGTAAAACAAAGGATGAACCGCCCGTACGTAACTACGGAATATGCTCAATTTAACTTAGAAATTAACCTATCACCTATCTTGTTTAACGGTTCTTGCCTGACTGAGCTTAGCGAAGAACTAACAGCAAAAATTGAGGAAGTAGAACAAGAAGCGCTTAGGCGTAATACTCAAGTACTACTTACTGGCATTCTGCCCACTATCCGAAAATCAGATACTTCTCCCGAATCTATGACCCCTGAACCGCGCTATCAGGCGTTGCTGGAAAATGTGAACCGCCTGCGGGGCCAACAATACGAATTTAATATTCAGGGCTTGGATGAGCTAATTACCCGTGATAACCCCTCTACCTTCGGGGGCTGTATGACTAGTCTACAGCTTCACCTCCAGGTAGATGCCGATAAGATGGTAGATATGTACAACTGGGCACAACTTATTGCAGCACCCACGTTAGCCTGTGCCACGTATTCACCGGTTTTTCTGGGCAAACGCCTGTGGCACGAAACCCGAATCGCTTTGCTTCGGCAAACCACTGACACCCGCAAACCTTACTCCAACCTAACTAATGAAGAAGCCCGGGTTTCTTTCGGAAATGATTGGCTGAGAGAGTCGGTAGCCGAAGTTTTTCACGATGATGTGGCGGGCTACAAAGCCTATCTAACCAAAGAGTTTCACGAAAACGCGCTGGAGGTTCTGGATCGAGGTGGCGTTCCTAAGCTAGAGGCACTCAATTTTCATAATGGTACAATCTATCGCTGGAACCGCATTTGCTACGGAGTTTTTCAGGGCAAGCCTCACCTACGGATTGAGAATCGGGTTTTACCGGCGGGCCCTACTATTGAGGACGAGCTAGCCAATACGGCGTTCTGGCTGGGCCTTATGAATGCGCTTCCGGAGCGGTACCAAGGGTTACAGCAGAAGATTCCGTTCGACCGAGTAAAAACCAATTTTCTAAAAGCGGCTCAGCTGGGAATTGAGGTAGAATTTGAGTGGCTAGATCGTAAGCTAATATCAGCTCGGGAACTCATTCTGGAAGAACTGCTTCCTCTCGCTCACGAAGGCTTAAAGAAAGCGGGGGTCAACGAAAAAGATTACACCCACTATCTGGATATTATTCGACAAAGAACCGAATCGGGCAGAACGGGATCGCGCTGGATATTAAAGTCTTACGAACAGTTACTCGACCAGAGTATTACTCCCGATGAGGCCTGGGTAGCTATTACTGCCGGTATGCTGGAGCGCCAACAGAGTAATCAACCCGTGCATACTTGGGAGCTAGCCTCAGTGAAAGAAGCCGGTGACTGGAAAAATCGCTTTTGGCGACTGGATCAGGTAATGACTAAGACTATCTACACCGTAGAAGAAAACGATATTGTGAATTTGGCGGCCCACATTATGAGTTGGAAAAAAATTGGCCACATTCCGGTGGAGCGCAATGGTGAGCTAGTCGGAATTATCACCAAAGATTCAATCATCAACTATTACGCTAGTAATTCTAGCAAAGATTTTGCCCAAACTCCCATCCGGAATGTAATGATAACCAACTTGGTGACAGCCCAACCGGATATGTTAGTGGCTGATGCTATTGATTTGATTATTAAGAGTGATATTTCTTGCCTACCAGTGGTAGAGGGGAAGAAACTCGTCGGTATTATAACCGAGCACGATTTTGTTCATATTTCCCGTCACTTGTACCAAGAATTGATGGACAATGTTGAGCCAAGCTGA